Within the Nicotiana tabacum cultivar K326 chromosome 11, ASM71507v2, whole genome shotgun sequence genome, the region TGTGTTGTGCGACACACCCATAAGTAGGACTCTACTAGATGCAACACTATGATTTCTATGACACACCTAAATATTGTGCTCTGGTTCCAAGTTGCACGACCCCAACCATAGGGCAGTGACCGGCACCCCATGAGCCAGATGTCAGGCGAGCTTGGTTCTTAACCTTGTCGTAAATCCGAGCGACCCTACATCGCCATGCATCAGTAATACTAAACATAATCATCCCATAGAAAGGCTCGAATGATGACATATCTGACTTAAGCCTCGACGAAGCATAGTCTAAATACGATCCCATACTCACACATCTACCCGTAGTGGGTCCTGAAGCTTCTAAGCAATTTGTTGTACGAACTGTCAATTGAGTATAGCTTGagtaaaatgagaaaaataaaccAACCCGCCACTGTAGTGGGGCTCACAAACAAAGCTCTGTATATTGGTACTCAAAACTCGTTACCGGAGTATTGACTAAACCCGTACACACGAAGGCAAGGGAGTTAGCATAAAATTGCAGAGTTTTAGGACATAAAGTTGATTTGATTAGGGTCTTTGCATGTGCATCTTGTTACCATATCTGGGTCATTCCGCAAATTACCTAATTGTTGGAAGTGGCATAAActtattatgtattcttagacaCTTTGAACCTTAATGCATAAATATTGCTTTATTACCGAAGTGTTTTTATCTTGATAGATGGGGATCAGCACAGTGGATTCATCTGTATCAGGCCTTGGGGGTTGTCCATATGCTAAAGGTGCCTCGGGTAATGTGGCTACGGAGGATGTCGTTTACATGCTCAATGGACTAGGAGTGAAGACAAATGTGGATATGAGAAAGCTTCTATCGGCTGGAGATTTCATCTGCAAACATTTGGGTCGCCCTTCTGGTTCTAAGGCTGCTATTGCATTGAGTAGAACATCTACTGCTTCAAAGCTGTAAGGGGGACCTCCGATGCCTTTGAATTTGTACACTGCTCCCGCTCTGAGGTGAAAGTCACTTCACACCAACTCATACTGTACCATAATTTTCTTAAACATATCCATGACGATGTGCGTCCTCGTCAGTGGCTGATGTAGTCGCCGGGTTTATCTAAACCCAGTACTTTTGCCGCGGAGCacaaatttatatgtaaaaattcattaaaattgctaCAAATGGTAGGTCTGAacacataattttaaaaatactataggttcaatactaaaaacCTTAAAAGCTGAACCACAAAATCTAAATCCAGCATCCCTTCTGGTCCTAGTGACTGACTGGATTGCTCTTTTGAGAACTGCACGGAGGGTGGTAGACCTGTATAATGCAAACTCATTACTAGTAACAAGTTCATTTACACTGATACCGAGCCTAATAATCCTTGTATTCATGGAATAGTCAATTTCTTATCGCCGAGTCTGGATCTCTGTATGACGAGCATTATATACTATAGGGTTAGAGACATTCCAAACTATATACTTAATTTagagtaaggctgcgtacaatagattcttgtggtccggccttttttatgaattattttacGAACTTAAGTTTtcttaggaaaaaaaaaaaaacttatttaaGCATGTTGAAATTGCAATCTCCtaaatagttttaaaaaatatttttcaattttaagattttcttttgtaataTAACATAGGTGATTATATCCATTCTTAAGTTTGTGAAGCACAACTTAAACCGAATGAACTTCATGGTATGGGAATCAAAAGAACTTCATTATTTACAAGGGAAATTAgcagctatgtccatttataagtagctcattACAAAAATTGGCCAATTGATAAAATATTACTACTATTAGCCAAATTAGCCatttagctatttgtagcaaaaaaatatcaaattgctttgttttgagtgggtgttattagaatagattgggcacaacttaaggagcttgaatatcagttttgggatgatttggtgaagttttgaggtggtttgaattgaaaatttaaagtaaaagcttaacatgaaaaaaatgatgtgtatcatttgtgtatcacatatgtatcatatttgtatcaatagTGTATCCctatgtgtgagatacatgcgtgatgcATGTGTTGCAGAAgacttttttgaactcgatttgattacgaattttgatacaaaaccagtccaaatcacctccaatcttcctcaaattttgtatattgatttatctatatattttcaatgacccattgaaaaagttccttttttgtttagatttttggaatattgtatagatttttgtatttcattaccttatttgttaccccgtccatgaaatttcctttccgtcttgtatgtaatgttgctaatcacgcttaaaaatatggaaggggatttttgcatgtgattctttgatagaaagaaccctattatttggttttttaatttttgttggctaatttggtaagtctatgactaatggctagaggttggtaagtttaGATTTATTTGTGTAAGTTTTCCTATTTATAACACCAACTATTAGTAACCGAGACGATCTTATTATTTCatctttttgaaatatttatttatttttctatacAGAATTTGTTCCGGAAAGACATATTAATACATGAAATGGATGAACATTACAGACATTCCAAATCTACTTCACGACTTTCAAATTATTTGACAAATTTATTGTTTCTTAAAAAAGTTTGTTTAAGCATAGTCATATCGcaatctcaaaaatattttataaaaatgtatCTCGCTTTTAAGATTGCCTTCGTTTAACATATGCAATTATATTCATTCTTAAGCGGTTTTGTGAAACGCACTTAGGCGATTTAACAAGCTCTATTGTTAATAACACAAATATTAAACAATCGAGTAGGTGATTCAGAAATAATTAAGCGATTTCAGATTAATAGTAGGGCAATTTCAAATGTATCATAGGCgattatatttatttctaaaggcgatcaaattattttattttactaatttGAATTAAATTTACTTATTTCATATATATAACTTAGTTAAGAAAATTTAAAACAACAAAAAGTTGTTCATAAACATTATATCCTGGGAGACTTCATTACATGAAGTTGATGAACTTCATAAACGTTTCAAAAAAAATTCcatctattttctatttttttcttcctCATAAGTCCTTAACATCGGGTAGAAAAATACCTGAAAAATATAAAATCTCCTCAACGAAAAAAAAAAGCATTTCGTAAACCTTGATGCTCAAACTTGATGGCTTAAATTGAATTGCTTGGATTGACCTATgctttttcatttttatcatcAACTTTTTATTGTGgatgaacaaaaattaaaaattattataaGAACGGGAAAAgggttaaaattattttaaaattgtaaaattcCTCTTTATACTAATTTCCTCTCCATACGTATAAAGTGcacattttggtaattatttttctaaaataaaactcTATCTTCTCCCCCCTCATTCCCTCATCATCTTCAAAAACCTTATCAAATAAAGCCACCGGCGATGGCGACGATTGCAGCCGCCGTAGCGGCGGCTTCCTCCGCCTTCACCTCTCTCCACCTCACTCGCGCAACTCCCTACACGCGCCGCCACATTCACACTCTCATCACATCCTCACTctcctcttcctcctcaactGAATTCAACATATCCTTCGCTCCTCCAAAACCAAAACCCAATAAACCAGAACCCTCACTTCCCATAAACCCTAATTCCAGCTCGGACATAGCCGAACTCGGTGATCAATTCTATATCCCCTGGATTGTTCGTGATGAAAAAGGTAACCTCACTCTCCAATCGACTCCTCCGGCGCGTCTACTCCACGACATGGCTAATGCTAGCACAAGTAAGAAGAATAATAAGAAGAGCAAACAGATTGCTGCTAAAGCCGCGACGGTGGGTCCTACATCCGAGCCTAAGTATTCAAAAGCAGCTCGCCGGTTTTATAATGAGAACTTTAGAGACCCTCCCCAACGCCTCAGTAAAGTCCTTGCTGCTTCCGGAGGTAACTTTAGCATCTCTAGTTGTACCCTTTTCAACATTGTGCAAAATTAGAAACAATGTTGTAAAGTAAGGGAAGAatattgatatttatttatgagCAGATATCCGTGGAGCTAGCTTGAGTGCTACTTTCATAACATCCCATGCATGAAGATATTTGTCTAATCTTTTGAAATATTGCTAACAACATTGACAACAACTATGCCTCCATTAGGAATCTACTTGGGTTGTGTAGATAAATCCTTTATATTGATTCAGCTATGTTGGGACCCGTTTCATTACAATACTCATCAAACAAACcgtgaaaaaaaaaaatactcccgCCGTATCATTTTATGTGATATACTTCCACTTTAGTCTATCCCAAAAAGAATACCACATTTCTACACTTAGAAACTTTACTTTGAAGTTTCATTTTAgccttaatgagatgatttataacCTGAGATCATTTATAACCACGCAAATGTGTATGATTAGTTTTTGACctcaagtttcaaaagtttttctttcttaaatttcgtggCCAATCAACCACTGCCACATAAAATGGGGCACAGGGAGTATATATATTGAGAGACTAACGACATAGATGAGGGAATCCTTCAATATGTTCTGCTCCATTATACTCATTAGATGAGAGGAGACTAAAAGAAATGAGAGAAGAGACGAAAAAGATTTGCGCTTTCTAATTGCTGATGACATAGATTGTGTTATGCGATATCTTAATATCTTAAAGAGAATTGAAGTGACATCATCAATTTCTTAAGTTGTAAGTAATAGATAGTTTCTGCTGCCATAGACTGTGTTAagaggggagggggggggggggcgttTGGGATTAAGTGAGTTTCTCGGTTATCAAGAAAAAAAAGTATTTGTTGTGGTGGCAATGATATTTAGAACTCAGTTGGAAGTTAGTGGTGCTAGAAAACAGAATATATTTTGTTTATGGGCTTGCTCTGTTGTTTATGTATGAACTAATAATGAGATGTAAAATGGTGAGTGTCAGCGTATCAAGAGCAATGACAGCAGCTGATAGATTATCTAAAATTGAGGTTTTGTTTTATAGTGGCATCCAGACGGAGCAGTGAAGAGCTGATTTTTCAAGGTCGGGTTACTGTGAATGGTTCTGTTTGCAAAACTCCACAGGTCAAGTTCAGAAATGCTCCCATGTTGCTAAATTTTTTAGGGTTCGACTCCGGTGCatgtttttttttggggggttaTATTGTTGACATCTATTCTGCTTGTTGGCAGACTAAAGTAGATCCAGCTAGAGATGTAATTTATGTCAACGGAAATCGTCTTCCGAAGAAATTGCCTTCAAAGGTCTATCTTGCACTAAACAAGCCAAAAGGGTGTGTCTATCCTTTTCTTTTTATCATTAACACTGGAGGAGTTTGGGATTTTGATTGTTATGTCTGTGAGTCGAGTTGACTCAAGTTTAACAAAATACAGGTACATATGCTCATCCGGGGAGAAAGAAACTAAGTCAGTcatttccctttttgatgatttTATAAAGAGTTGGGTATGTTTTCTTCTGCTTGTATGGGTCTTTTGGAAATGTTTGTTCTTTTAATAAAACTGTGTCCTGGGATGAGCTATTTTGTATTGCTAATTTATACTAGGATTTATGTTATACACAGTGTCAGTTCTAGAAGTTGTACCCAATAAGAAAAGCTGTTACTTCTGGAGCATTGCCTGTACTAACTCATGACTTTTTATATCTGCTGTATCTTCTTATTAAAGGATAAAAGGCATCCTGGACAACCAAAACCTCGGCTCTTTACAGTAGGTCGACTTGATGTTGCCACGACTGGCTTGATTATTGTGACTAATGATGGTATAGATGacattttcttttataattcCTCAGCGCATGTTATTTGTGACCTCACCAAGTCTTATAAAAAAAGATAAACCTCATAAGGTTCATTTCAAATCCGCCTGCACAGTAATCTGGTTTATGCTGCTCTTGCAGGGGAGTTCGCGCACCAGATTTCACATCCTTCGTCTAATTTGTCAAAGgagtatgtttttttttttatgttttcccTATTTATATGCCTTGATTTTTTTTGGGTtggttgtggggggggggggggatacaCAATTATCTGTACACATGAAATTTTTGCGACTTTTGCTGAACTTATTTTCTGCTATTAGCtgatctcttttcttcttctttaaaacTCGTGTATTGTTGAATATTTAAGCAATCCAGTTTATCTTTCTGTTGTGATCATCACTTACCAGATGATCTTGTTCTAGATACATTGCAACTATTGATGGTGAAATACATAAGCGACACTTGATAGCCATTAGTGAGGGAACAGTCATCGATGGTGTCCATTGCACCCCAGATGCTGTGGAACTACTACCAAGACAACCTGATGTACCAAGACCTCGTCTGCGTATTGTGGTACTGTTCACTGCTCAGTCACTTATCTTTGTTTGTCTATTAGAAGAGACAGCTAGCTCCATATTGTTTTCTTAAAATCCTAAACTAGTTGGTATAGGCTATTTTGTCAAAAAAATTCTGTACTTCTTTTGCTACACATTTTTTTGTTAAGTAGGATCATAGAGCAAATGAGCAGAAAATAAGAATTGATTTTGTGAAAGGATAGCAAAAGGAATAGCACATTCAATTTCTTCTCGCTATAGTGTACGAATTGATTTTGTCAGCTCTGATTTTAGTTGCTTTTTAAGTGGTTTCTGATGAACTGTTAGATGAACTGACATTCACTTCCTTTCGTAATAAACAATGGTCTACAAGAAAGTAAGTTCCACAAGATAGGCCTGTCTAGCCTGAGCAGATGCAAAGCTAGGCAACCAAGGGCTGAGGTCAGACCAGCCCAGGTTTCtcttttgataattttttttccAGATAAGGAGGTTCTCTTACACGGATACACCTGTTAGATAGACCTTGTAAATCCTAGTTCCCCCAATCTTCTGTATACTATTAGCAATGCTGTTTCGATCCACACGAGAAATAGTACTCTGTGGACCTAAATTTCTTCTTTTCCTTATGATGTAGGTTCATGAAGGACGGAATCATGAAGTTCGTGAACTTGTGAAAAATGCTGGACTTCAGGTATTTGGTTATTTCGAGTTTATTCTGTCCAACTTACCGTATAACAGATCAGATCTTAGTGAGAGCTAAAGAAAGTGATGGGTTTATGCGAAATAACACTACATCTGAAATGGCATGAGgctttttctctctctactttcttGAGCTCTCAGGCACACTCACCGAGGAGTCTGAGAACAAGGAATCTTGAGAATCCATAAACATCATTAGCATGtttattcaattccgaccacccCTCTGAAAACAGTTCCGACAAACAACCTCTCACGCGCCGCCACGCGCCGCTCTTTCCGGCGAGCCAAAtgccacgcgccggcgcgtgagctCAATCCCAGccacttttcaaaattttctttttggACAGCACGCTCGCTGGGAAATTCCGAGCACATCCTTACAATTTTTTCTGAATTCcgacaacttttattttttccagTGGCGGGGAATCCTTCTCTGTCCAGAATTCTGGTTTCTGTTCTTTTATTCAAGCTTTCTAGCTCACTGTGATAACTTCCAAACAACCCCTAAAATTTCATAACCTGAGCAGCTGGTTTGTACAATATGGGAGACAACAGGATATATTTCAACGCAGGATTCAAATCTTTTGACATCACCAGATGGAATTCCAACAAAGACACATGGTTTGAATGGGTGGAGAGAAGCCGCAACATGATGAGAAGATCATCCATGGGTAGAAAGGCAATGGAATGGATATGCTTTGCACTTAAAGAAGCGTCGACAGATCAAAACAATCTAGTGAAGAGATGGAAGTACAAGGAGCAAATGACAGAACATTTCTGTACTAGGAAATTTAACGCCCATGGAAGATATATGAGTATTCTGTCACTGAAGAGAGAAGGGAGGTCAGTGATTATAATCCCAGAGTTAACTTTGAATTCTGGCTGGAAAGACATAGCAGCTAAGATAGAGAGATTCATATATCAGACCACCAAGTTGAATCCCATAGTACCACCCAGAAACACTGTGGACAATTTCCCTTATGCCCAAGCAGTTAAGGAGAGTAAATGGCAATCCAATACTCTTCGAGAGGCAAGGGTCAACACGAACAATGGCGATATTTCTGTTTTGGAACCTACTGGAGGTGAGGACACAGGTCTACTAAAAAGATGCATTATCGGGTTTTTTGGGAAAGAAATCAATGAGAGACCCACTTTAGCAGACATAAGGTGATGGGCTAGTGCTTCATGGAACAAAGCATATGCAGTAAACATGTATGAAATGACAGGCAACATGTTTCTTTTTGAATTTCCAAACAGATTCATGGCGGAGCAGATTTTGCAAGGAGAATggagatggaaaaagttcaagcTTCATCTGGAATGGTGGAATCATACTGTTGGATGCATTCCAAACTCACAAATTGAGGAAATATGTTAGATTAGAGCCATGGGGATTCCTTTACACCTATGGTCACAAAAGATCTTCAAAGAAATAGGAGATCTCTGTGGGGGATGGTTAGCCACTGAAGAAGAAACTGATCTCAAAAATCATCTTAAGTGGGCAAGAATCAAAATTGTTGGTGATGGCAAAAAGACTCCCAATGAGGTTGGGATTGAAAGAGACGGTATCAAATTTTTCATCCCAATCTGGTCTGAAAGTCAGACAAGATATGAGTTGAAGACGCAAGAAAACAAACAATGTTTTGAAATAGAGAGATATTTGAACAATCAACTGGGGTGCACCTTATGGCAAATCACTGATAAAGGAAAGGCAAGTGGGCAACTTGCACAAGGCTCGAGTTCGATGAATCAGAGCAGTAAAGTGACAAACAACGAGCTGAAATCCTATG harbors:
- the LOC107827046 gene encoding putative ribosomal large subunit pseudouridine synthase SVR1, chloroplastic produces the protein MATIAAAVAAASSAFTSLHLTRATPYTRRHIHTLITSSLSSSSSTEFNISFAPPKPKPNKPEPSLPINPNSSSDIAELGDQFYIPWIVRDEKGNLTLQSTPPARLLHDMANASTSKKNNKKSKQIAAKAATVGPTSEPKYSKAARRFYNENFRDPPQRLSKVLAASGVASRRSSEELIFQGRVTVNGSVCKTPQTKVDPARDVIYVNGNRLPKKLPSKVYLALNKPKGYICSSGEKETKSVISLFDDFIKSWDKRHPGQPKPRLFTVGRLDVATTGLIIVTNDGEFAHQISHPSSNLSKEYIATIDGEIHKRHLIAISEGTVIDGVHCTPDAVELLPRQPDVPRPRLRIVVHEGRNHEVRELVKNAGLQLRALKRIRIGGFRLPSDLALGKHVELTQANLRALGWKSQKLDEVKT